A genomic stretch from Falco cherrug isolate bFalChe1 chromosome 3, bFalChe1.pri, whole genome shotgun sequence includes:
- the DIPK1C gene encoding divergent protein kinase domain 1C: protein MRGIAGFKRLRLKIWRRCTVALLLLWAACWVVVSALLFLLHRSVFSERCTDEKSHRILARLCLDYSSGALTGDLCEDLCVAQKLVYKHCLYYDRGKKVIQADWRGQPIILKSKKEIFSSYQHLSMLEEVETEDFPETELLLMVALEVKNVLGLELSNNTMGPLWMRKKGPHWKAQVASMWSLLQQEEYIYFSLLQDFSKHVLRIIGSCGHFYAVEYLTAGHAWHKTLFPLENVVGLSLAGHRSRVKAITDIALSFLDMVQHFDNDFSHRLHLCDIKPENFAIRHDLTVVAIDVDMAFFEPKMRDILEQNCTGDEDCNFFDCFSKCNLKIRKCGAQRANNNLQVICDKIFRRWFSPNLRGPLVSLPLQLQLQKAVQECAEPGHMDAAGHQRTLKSLSELYHLLQVTQRELQTTE, encoded by the exons ATGAGGGGCATCGCGGGCTTCAAGCGGCTGCGGCTCAAAATCTGGCGGCGATGCACCGTGGcgctcctcctcctctgggcTGCCTGCTGGGTGGTGGTGAGCgccctgctcttcctcctccacagGAGCGTCTTCTCCGAGCGCTGCACGGACGAGAAAAGCCACCGGATCCTGGCGAGGCTG TGTCTTGACTACAGCAGCGGAGCCCTGACTGGCGACCTCTGTGAAGACCTGTGTGTGGCACAGAAGCTGGTGTACAAACACTGCCTTTACTATGACAGAGGTAAGAAGGTTATCCAGGCTGACTGGAGAGGCCAGCCCATCATCCTGAAATCCAAAAAGGAAATCTTCTCCAGCTACCAGCATCTCAGTATGCTGGAGGAGGTGGAAACAGAGGATTTTCCTGAAACAGAGCTTCTGCTGATGGTAGCCTTGGAGGTCAAAAATGTCCTGGGGCTGGAACTATCTAACAATACCATGGGGCCCCTCTGGATGAGGAAGAAGGGACCACATTGGAAAGCACAGGTGGCCAGCATGTGGTCCTTGCTCCAGCAGGAAGAATATATCTACTTCAGTTTGCTGCAGGACTTCAGCAAACACGTGCTGCGAATTATTGGCTCTTGTGGACACTTTTATGCTGTGGAGTATCTCACAGCTGGACATGCCTGGCACAAAActctttttcccttggaaaatgTGGTTGGTCTCTCCCTTGCTGGCCACAGAAGCAGGGTGAAAGCCATCACTGACATTGCACTCAGCTTTCTGGACATGGTGCAGCATTTTGACAATGACTTCTCTCACCGACTTCACCTGTGTGACATCAAACCAGAAAACTTCGCTATCAGGCACGATCTTACA GTGGTGGCCATTGATGTGGATATGGCCTTTTTTGAACCCAAAATGAGGGACATCCTCGAACAGAACTGCACGGGAGATGAagattgtaatttttttgattgcttttcaaaatgcaatctgaaaatcagaaaatgtggAGCACAGAGAGCCAATAACAACTTGCAA gtaatttgtgacaaaatattccggCGCTGGTTTTCCCCAAATCTCAGAGGACCGTTGGTTTCCctccccctgcagctgcagctgcagaaggctgTGCAGGAGTGTGCCGAGCCGGGGCACATGGACGCTGCCGGGCACCAGAGGACTCTGAAATCGCTCTCTGAGTTATACCACCTGCTTCAGGTCACTCAGCGAGAACTGCAAACGACAGAGTAG